A part of Rhopalosiphum maidis isolate BTI-1 chromosome 3, ASM367621v3, whole genome shotgun sequence genomic DNA contains:
- the LOC113555538 gene encoding tripartite motif-containing protein 2-like isoform X2: MVTVNSNNSTSSTSSNSTQLVETVSIDYDDFNDAFLTCATCLCVYDGVERAPKLLPCSHTVCVHCLTRIAAAANNRRTAQDLNNGRGNSSTIQSSQQQQESQQQRQTFRCPICRELIVVPQNGGVTALPPSFLVNQLLDLISTHRRRTLIPTCCGGGVLSSHINQELLYCETCDQVFCSICTKHETAIGSSALISSKSPPLVHTIIPVSVAMKRTSEIMLYKANECVSKLNYSRDGVCAELERLDIARNECLSTLDDTFNDLMNIIEVRKQQLQQQIHKAYDAKNRILSQQLSAIDIEKTKVMDECGNVHQLLDVQSINQRIQILNDRLQKPTGGIEEPRENAFIALDLDLTAIKNVVNNAIGQMGRVRTTTTCPGNCTLNVAKSNENLLIPRLVDARVATLTAIDYDGNRRNLGGDPVTLKLIGPLDDTQQERTANNLGHQSHENNTTDDRVRIIDHKNGQYTIRLRLSICGRYRLHIYVLGRPVACNGSIGHIDFSITKNIDPICQYSKGPSMQQPVAIAVDHHSTRVYVLDTGNCRIRVLDTDLNYICDIQNIEAMRGRSSTGIGLLSDETLVTVNWRTNIVTQMTLGGETVKSWTHSSMIEPMCVVVDRIYDHVLIGDSSCNIHAFKATTGQHLFTINNKKSNGKSAECVGTFMAIGPQSQIIVISGATTTGCRCLDIYSCKGTYERSITVTTTTDKSLHSYSSLATCNNFILATRRYYNSYVIDLIDMETEKLINTVDSNGCKLRRPAGMVAFSEVQDSVIDDSQQCSSYYLLVTDVAADSVKKYQFF; the protein is encoded by the exons ATGGTCACTGTcaacagcaacaacagcaCCAGCAGCACCAGCAGCAATTCAACGCAATTAGTTGAAACGGTGTCAATCGATTATGACGACTTCAACGACGCCTTTTTGACGTGCGCCACTTGTCTGT GCGTTTACGATGGCGTTGAACGTGCTCCAAAACTCTTACCGTGCTCACACACCGTGTGTGTTCACTGTTTGACGAGGATTGCTGCGGCGGCTAACAATCGACGTACAGCACAAGACTTGAACAATGGGCGAGGCAATAGTAGTACTATACAATCATCTCAGCAACAACAGGAATCTCAACAACAGCGGCAAACCTTTAGGTGTCCAATATGCAGGGAACTAATAGTTGTTCCTCAAAATGGCGGAGTCACAGCTCTTCCTCCATCATTTCTAGTCAACCAACTACTTGATTTGATATCTACTCATAGACGACGCACTTTAATACCAACTTGTTGTGGTGGTGGTGTATTATCTTCACATATTAATCAG GAATTGCTTTATTGTGAAACATGTGATCAAGTATTCTGCTCAATTTGTACTAAACATGAGACAGCAATTGGCAGTAGTGCCCTTATTTCATCTAAATCTCCGCCATTGGTTCATACAATAATACCTGTGTCTGTAGCTATGAAACGTACATCAgaaataatgttgtataaagCTAATGAATGTGTATCAAAA ttgaaCTATTCGAGGGATGGAGTATGTGCTGAATTAGAACGTTTAGATATAGCTCGAAATGAATGTTTATCTACTTTGGATGATACATTTAATGATCTGATGAACATAATAGAAGTCCGTAAGCAACAACTGCAACAACAAATACATAAGGCATATGAtgcaaaaaatagaattttgagTCAACAGCTCTCAGCtattgatattgaaaaaaccaaa GTTATGGACGAATGTGGCAACGTCCATCAACTATTGGATGTACAGTCTATCAATCAacgaatacaaattttaaatgatcgTTTGCAAAAACCTACAGGCGGTATTGAAGAACCTCGCGAAAATGCTTTTATTGCTTTGGATTTAGATCTAAcagcaataaaaaatgtcgTAAATAATGCAATAGGACAAATGGGACGGGTGCGCACTACAACTACTTGTCCTGGAAATTGTACACTGAATGTTGCTAAATCAAAtg AAAATTTGTTGATACCTCGTTTAGTAGATGCACGGGTTGCTACATTAACAGCTATTGACTATGATGGTAATCGACGCAATTTAGGTGGTGATCCAGTAACTCTGAAATTAATTGGACCTTTAGATGACACACAGCAAGAAAGAACTGCAAACAATTTAGGGCATCAATCCCATGAAAACAATACCACTGATGACAGAGTGCGTATTATTGATCATAAAAATGGTCAATACACAATCCGTCTACGTTTATCTATTTGTGGCag ataTCGACTTCATATTTATGTGCTAGGTAGACCAGTAGCGTGTAATGGTAGTATTGGACATATTGACTTttctataacaaaaaacattgACCCTATATGCCAGTATAGTAAAGGACCTTCAATGCAACAGCCTGTTGCAATTGCTGTAGATCACCACTCTACTAGG GTGTATGTCTTAGATACAGGAAATTGTCGAATAAGAGTGCTTGACacagatttaaattatatttgtgatatacaaaatattgaagcTATGCGTGGTCGTTCTTCAACTGGTATTGGTTTATTGAGTGATGAAACATTAGTTACAGTTAATTGGCGTACAAACATAGTGActca aatgacTTTAGGTGGTGAAACAGTTAAGTCATGGACACATTCGAGTATGATCGAACCTATGTGTGTTGTTGTGGACAGAATTTATGATCATGTATTAATAGGTGATTCTTCATGTAACATACATGCATTCAAAGCGACAACAGGGCAACATCTCTTTAca ataaataataagaaaagtaATGGGAAATCTGCTGAATGTGTTGGTACATTTATGGCAATAGGGCCACAATCACAGATTATTGTAATTTCTGGTGCAACTACAACTGGATGTCGCTGTTTAGATATATATTCATGCAAAGGTACTTATGAGCGATCAATTACAGTTACGACAACAACAGATAAAT cctTACATTCATATAGCTCATTGGCtacttgtaataattttatactggcTACTAGACGCTACTATAACTCATACGTAATTGACTTGATTGATATGGaaactgaaaaattaataaacactgTTGACTCCAATGGCTGCAAATTACGTCGTCCAGCTGGTATGGTAGCATTTTCCGAAGTTCAAGATTCTGTTATTGATGATAGTCAACAATGCtcatcgtattatttattagtaactgATGTAGCAGCTGATagcgtaaaaaaatatcaatttttttaa
- the LOC113555538 gene encoding tripartite motif-containing protein 2-like isoform X1, whose product MVTVNSNNSTSSTSSNSTQLVETVSIDYDDFNDAFLTCATCLCVYDGVERAPKLLPCSHTVCVHCLTRIAAAANNRRTAQDLNNGRGNSSTIQSSQQQQESQQQRQTFRCPICRELIVVPQNGGVTALPPSFLVNQLLDLISTHRRRTLIPTCCGGGVLSSHINQELLYCETCDQVFCSICTKHETAIGSSALISSKSPPLVHTIIPVSVAMKRTSEIMLYKANECVSKLNYSRDGVCAELERLDIARNECLSTLDDTFNDLMNIIEVRKQQLQQQIHKAYDAKNRILSQQLSAIDIEKTKVMDECGNVHQLLDVQSINQRIQILNDRLQKPTGGIEEPRENAFIALDLDLTAIKNVVNNAIGQMGRVRTTTTCPGNCTLNVAKSNEENLLIPRLVDARVATLTAIDYDGNRRNLGGDPVTLKLIGPLDDTQQERTANNLGHQSHENNTTDDRVRIIDHKNGQYTIRLRLSICGRYRLHIYVLGRPVACNGSIGHIDFSITKNIDPICQYSKGPSMQQPVAIAVDHHSTRVYVLDTGNCRIRVLDTDLNYICDIQNIEAMRGRSSTGIGLLSDETLVTVNWRTNIVTQMTLGGETVKSWTHSSMIEPMCVVVDRIYDHVLIGDSSCNIHAFKATTGQHLFTINNKKSNGKSAECVGTFMAIGPQSQIIVISGATTTGCRCLDIYSCKGTYERSITVTTTTDKSLHSYSSLATCNNFILATRRYYNSYVIDLIDMETEKLINTVDSNGCKLRRPAGMVAFSEVQDSVIDDSQQCSSYYLLVTDVAADSVKKYQFF is encoded by the exons ATGGTCACTGTcaacagcaacaacagcaCCAGCAGCACCAGCAGCAATTCAACGCAATTAGTTGAAACGGTGTCAATCGATTATGACGACTTCAACGACGCCTTTTTGACGTGCGCCACTTGTCTGT GCGTTTACGATGGCGTTGAACGTGCTCCAAAACTCTTACCGTGCTCACACACCGTGTGTGTTCACTGTTTGACGAGGATTGCTGCGGCGGCTAACAATCGACGTACAGCACAAGACTTGAACAATGGGCGAGGCAATAGTAGTACTATACAATCATCTCAGCAACAACAGGAATCTCAACAACAGCGGCAAACCTTTAGGTGTCCAATATGCAGGGAACTAATAGTTGTTCCTCAAAATGGCGGAGTCACAGCTCTTCCTCCATCATTTCTAGTCAACCAACTACTTGATTTGATATCTACTCATAGACGACGCACTTTAATACCAACTTGTTGTGGTGGTGGTGTATTATCTTCACATATTAATCAG GAATTGCTTTATTGTGAAACATGTGATCAAGTATTCTGCTCAATTTGTACTAAACATGAGACAGCAATTGGCAGTAGTGCCCTTATTTCATCTAAATCTCCGCCATTGGTTCATACAATAATACCTGTGTCTGTAGCTATGAAACGTACATCAgaaataatgttgtataaagCTAATGAATGTGTATCAAAA ttgaaCTATTCGAGGGATGGAGTATGTGCTGAATTAGAACGTTTAGATATAGCTCGAAATGAATGTTTATCTACTTTGGATGATACATTTAATGATCTGATGAACATAATAGAAGTCCGTAAGCAACAACTGCAACAACAAATACATAAGGCATATGAtgcaaaaaatagaattttgagTCAACAGCTCTCAGCtattgatattgaaaaaaccaaa GTTATGGACGAATGTGGCAACGTCCATCAACTATTGGATGTACAGTCTATCAATCAacgaatacaaattttaaatgatcgTTTGCAAAAACCTACAGGCGGTATTGAAGAACCTCGCGAAAATGCTTTTATTGCTTTGGATTTAGATCTAAcagcaataaaaaatgtcgTAAATAATGCAATAGGACAAATGGGACGGGTGCGCACTACAACTACTTGTCCTGGAAATTGTACACTGAATGTTGCTAAATCAAAtg AAGAAAATTTGTTGATACCTCGTTTAGTAGATGCACGGGTTGCTACATTAACAGCTATTGACTATGATGGTAATCGACGCAATTTAGGTGGTGATCCAGTAACTCTGAAATTAATTGGACCTTTAGATGACACACAGCAAGAAAGAACTGCAAACAATTTAGGGCATCAATCCCATGAAAACAATACCACTGATGACAGAGTGCGTATTATTGATCATAAAAATGGTCAATACACAATCCGTCTACGTTTATCTATTTGTGGCag ataTCGACTTCATATTTATGTGCTAGGTAGACCAGTAGCGTGTAATGGTAGTATTGGACATATTGACTTttctataacaaaaaacattgACCCTATATGCCAGTATAGTAAAGGACCTTCAATGCAACAGCCTGTTGCAATTGCTGTAGATCACCACTCTACTAGG GTGTATGTCTTAGATACAGGAAATTGTCGAATAAGAGTGCTTGACacagatttaaattatatttgtgatatacaaaatattgaagcTATGCGTGGTCGTTCTTCAACTGGTATTGGTTTATTGAGTGATGAAACATTAGTTACAGTTAATTGGCGTACAAACATAGTGActca aatgacTTTAGGTGGTGAAACAGTTAAGTCATGGACACATTCGAGTATGATCGAACCTATGTGTGTTGTTGTGGACAGAATTTATGATCATGTATTAATAGGTGATTCTTCATGTAACATACATGCATTCAAAGCGACAACAGGGCAACATCTCTTTAca ataaataataagaaaagtaATGGGAAATCTGCTGAATGTGTTGGTACATTTATGGCAATAGGGCCACAATCACAGATTATTGTAATTTCTGGTGCAACTACAACTGGATGTCGCTGTTTAGATATATATTCATGCAAAGGTACTTATGAGCGATCAATTACAGTTACGACAACAACAGATAAAT cctTACATTCATATAGCTCATTGGCtacttgtaataattttatactggcTACTAGACGCTACTATAACTCATACGTAATTGACTTGATTGATATGGaaactgaaaaattaataaacactgTTGACTCCAATGGCTGCAAATTACGTCGTCCAGCTGGTATGGTAGCATTTTCCGAAGTTCAAGATTCTGTTATTGATGATAGTCAACAATGCtcatcgtattatttattagtaactgATGTAGCAGCTGATagcgtaaaaaaatatcaatttttttaa